Part of the Novosphingobium sp. KA1 genome is shown below.
CTCATCCTGAGCCTGTCGAAGAGTGCATGCGTTGCGCCCAGCCTCCGGGGCCTTCGACAAGCTCAGGCTGAGCGGGGTTGAAGGATAGCGTGCAAATCATTCGTCCAACAACACCCCGTCGCCTTCGCGGGGATGACGAAGTGTTTGGTGTGGGTGGAGCGTTAGCCGGTCACCCCGCCCGGTCACGCCAGCCGCGTCTCGATCGGCAGGCCGTTCTTCAGCGTCAGCGTCACCGGCGTGCGCTCGGCGATATCGGCAAGGCGGGCCTTCTGTTCGTCATCCAGCCCGGTGATGGTCAGCGTGCGGGCAATGTGCAGATCGCCCTTCCCGCCCTTGAGCGCGAGGTCGACGGTCAACTCGCCGAACTGCCACCCCTTGCGCGCGGCGTACATCTTCAGCGTGATCGCGGTGCAGGCGCCGAGGCTGGCGAGCAGCAGGTCGTAAGGCGCCGGCCCCAGGCCCTGCCCGCCGAGCGAAGCAGGTTCGTCGGCGGTGATGGCGTGACCACCCACCACGATTTCGGTGCGCCAGGGGGTCTGGCCGATGGTGGCGGTTGCTTGGGTCATGGCCGGGCCTTTCAGGCAGGAAGCGGAATGAAGTCGGGTTCGCCGGGCACGGCGGGGAAGCGCTGGGCCTTCCAGTCCTCCTTCGCCTGTTCGAGGCGATCCTTCGACGAGGACACGAAATTCCAGAAGATATGGCGCTGTTCGGGCAGCGGCTCACCGCCGAGCAGCATCAACCGAGTGTGCCCCTTGGCGCGCAGCACCAGTTCGGCGCCGGGCTGGAAGACCACCAGTTCGCCCTCGCCGAACGTGCCGTTCTGGCCGACGACTTCCACCGCCCCGCTGACGACGTAGACCGCCCGCTCGACATGCTCGGCCTTGAGCTGATAGCGCGCGCCGTCCAGCATCACGATGTCGGCATAGATCATGTCCGAATAGGTCTTCAGCGGCGAGGTCATGCCGTCGGACGTACCGGCGATCAGCGTGAAGCGCGTGCCGGCATCTTCGCTGACGGGCATCTCGTCCGCCTTGTGGTGCGCGAAGGAGGCGCCGATTTCCTCGTGCTCCTTCGGCAGCGCCACCCAGGTCTGCAACCCGAACAGCTTGCCGCCCCTGGCGCGGTTTTCCGGCGAGGTGCGCTCGGAATGGACGATGCCGCTGCCCGCGGTCATCCAGTTGACCTCTCCGGGGAGGATCGGCTGGACCGAGCCCAGCGAATCCCGGTGCAGGATCTCGCCCTCGATCAGATAGGTGAGCGTGGAAAGACCGATGTGCGGGTGGGGCCGCACGTCGAGGCCTTCGCCCGACTTGAACACCGCCTCGCCCATCTGGTCGAAAAAGATGAAGGGGCCAACCATGCGGCGCTGCGCGACCGGCAGCGCGCGGCGGACCTTGAAGCCGTCGCCAAGGTCGCGGACCGAGGGAAGGATGACGAGGTCAACGCCTTCGACATCGGAAGAATGCACGGACATGATCGGCTCTCCGTAAAAGGCAGGGCGGGCACCCGTGGGGCCCGCCCCTATTGTTATCAGGCTTTTGTTATCAGGCGGCGTCGACGAGGACGATTTCGCTGTCCTCGATCGCGGTCACCCGCAGCACGTCGAGATCGCTGATCGCGGCGCCGTCACGGGCGTTGACGCGAACGTCATCGATCTGCACCGCACCGGTGGCCGGAACGAGGTAGGCCTTGCGGTCCTTGCCCAGCGGGTATTCGGCGGTCTCGCCAGCCTTCAGCGTGGCCGCCACGACCTTGGCGTCGGTGCGGATCGGCAGGGCATCGTTGTCGTTCTCGTAGCCGGAAGCCAGCGTCACGAACTGGCCCGAACGCTCGCCCTTGGGGAAGGGACGCGAGCCCCAGCTCGGCTGTTCGCCGTTGCGGGTGGGGATGATCCAGATCTGGAAGATGCGGGTTTCGACGTCTTCCATGTTGTATTCTGAGTGCTGGATCCCGGTGCCCGCGCTCATCACCTGAACGTCGCCGGCCTCGGTGCGGCCCTTGTTGCCCAGGTTGTCCTGGTGAGTGATCGCGCCTTCACGGACATAGGTGATGATTTCCATGTCGCGGTGCGGGTGCGGCGGGAAGCCGGTCTTGGGCGCAATCACGTCGTCGTTCCAGACGCGCAGGTTGCCCCAGTGGACGCGGGCCGGATCGTGGTAGCCGGCGAACGAGAAGTGGTGCTTGGCGTCGAGCCAGCCGTGGTTGGCGCCGCCGAGGCTGTCGAAGGGGCGAAGTTCGATCATGGTCCTAAATCTCCTGTCTTGGCGGGGATACCGGTCAAATCCGGTGTCCGCCTCGTCGAAGACCCATATAGCCCTTGCCA
Proteins encoded:
- a CDS encoding pirin family protein, encoding MSVHSSDVEGVDLVILPSVRDLGDGFKVRRALPVAQRRMVGPFIFFDQMGEAVFKSGEGLDVRPHPHIGLSTLTYLIEGEILHRDSLGSVQPILPGEVNWMTAGSGIVHSERTSPENRARGGKLFGLQTWVALPKEHEEIGASFAHHKADEMPVSEDAGTRFTLIAGTSDGMTSPLKTYSDMIYADIVMLDGARYQLKAEHVERAVYVVSGAVEVVGQNGTFGEGELVVFQPGAELVLRAKGHTRLMLLGGEPLPEQRHIFWNFVSSSKDRLEQAKEDWKAQRFPAVPGEPDFIPLPA
- a CDS encoding pirin family protein, with the translated sequence MIELRPFDSLGGANHGWLDAKHHFSFAGYHDPARVHWGNLRVWNDDVIAPKTGFPPHPHRDMEIITYVREGAITHQDNLGNKGRTEAGDVQVMSAGTGIQHSEYNMEDVETRIFQIWIIPTRNGEQPSWGSRPFPKGERSGQFVTLASGYENDNDALPIRTDAKVVAATLKAGETAEYPLGKDRKAYLVPATGAVQIDDVRVNARDGAAISDLDVLRVTAIEDSEIVLVDAA
- a CDS encoding OsmC family protein, whose translation is MTQATATIGQTPWRTEIVVGGHAITADEPASLGGQGLGPAPYDLLLASLGACTAITLKMYAARKGWQFGELTVDLALKGGKGDLHIARTLTITGLDDEQKARLADIAERTPVTLTLKNGLPIETRLA